Genomic segment of Fundidesulfovibrio magnetotacticus:
CTGGTAGCGCAGCACCAGGGGGATGGCGCTGGTCGCCTGGGCGGCGGTGCGGAAGGCGTCCCAGGTCCAGTCGCGGGGTTCCTTGGGGTCCAGTCGCAGCCAGTTTTCGCCCAGCGCGGAGTCCGGGTCGGGGCGGCTCTCGCCCAGGACGAACTGGAGGTAGTCGGCGTGGAGCATCATTTCGTGCCCTTCGACCCTCCCTCCGGCGAATTTCACCGTGTAGGGCACGCCGCGCATGTTGGACACGGCCAGGAACAGGTGCAGGGGGTCGGCCAGGTAGGGCCTGCGCCGCGCGCCCTTGCGGGGCGTCAGGTTGTCGCGGATGAACCCCGTGAGCCACGTGCAGTCCAGGGCGGAACGCACGAGGCCGCCGGAAAGGTCCTTGGTGTCGAGGAAGTAGAGGATGTCGGGGCCGAGCACCCAGCAGTCATAGAGCATGTTGCCGGTGGGGGCTGTGTCTCCAGGAGAGGCCCGGCGCACGGGGGCGAACTGGTCCATGAGGGAGGCCGCCACCACGGCGGCCGTGAGCCCGCCCGCCGAGGCCCCCGTGAGCGCCTTGAGGCGCACCGAGTGCATGAGCACCTGCTCCGGCGCATCGGGCCGCCAGTTCCACTTCTCCGGGTCCGGCTCGTCGGGGTTGGTCACGTAGGCCGCTTTGACCTCGTGCCATTCGTTGAGCGCCTCCAGCAGGAAATCCACCACCCCCGCCGTATACGCCCCGGCCGAGATGGCCCCGGCCATGCAAAGCCCCAGTTCGAAAACACCTGCGCCTGCCGCGTTTGTCGCGCCGCCGTTGCCCATGGAATCGACCTCCGAGGTTTGGCCACCCGCCCGTATCCGCGCATGGCGGCCGGTTCACGGCGTTCGCCCGGGCCTTGCGGGCCGGGCGGGGTCCATCGTTCGCTCAATGCCGCCGGAGCGGTCGGCTCGGGTTCCGCCCCCGGCCTTGGGCCGGGGGCGGGGCCTGTCGTCATGGCGTCTTCCGGTCCGTGGGGATGAGCTGGCTGCGCAGCGTCGCCATCTGCGTCTCGGACGAGAAACTCGCGGGCGTCACCCGGATCGTCTTCCCCATGGCCGCGAGGTGGCGGTTCAAGGCCTGGGACAGCTCCGCGAGGGCGTCCGTGGCCAGGCAGGGGGCTGGGTTGGCCGCGGCCTTGGCGGGATCGGCCTTGGCTGCCTCCGCCGCGGCCTTCCTGCATGCGGTTTCTTCACCCGCCAGCCCGGAGAGGATGCCCAGGAGGTCGTCCGTCCAGGCGGTGCGAGCGGCGACTTGATCCAGCGGCGTGACGGTGAGGGAGTTGATCTCGTTCCTGGCCCGTTCCACGCGCCGCGCGGAATCGATCTGGCCGGTCATGGAGTCGATCAGGCTGCTGAAGTAGGCGGATCGCTGGACGTAGGTCTTGCGCAGTTTGTCGAGGTATTGGCCGAAAGTGGTCTCCTGGAAGGCGTCCGGGGCGGCCTTGAGACCCTTCACCACGTCGAACACCAGATAGGTGTCGTCGTGGAAGGAGTTGGCGCTTTTGGGGGTCGTGACCGCGTCGCAGGATTCGCCGGATCCGGGAGGGCAGCGGTAGAGGTCTCCGTGGGCGTCGAAGCCCAGGTTGCGGTCGAGCATGCTTCGCGGGTCGCGGTGCTCGTCGCGGACCAGGGCGAAGCGTCCGGCCTTGAGCACGGGCATGTCGTGCCGGGCGTCCACGCCCACGGGCATGAAGGCCATGGTGAAGCTGAAGATCACGTCGTCGTGACGGTCCTTGATGAGCGCGGCCCCCAGGGTGTCCAGGAGCTTGAGGCCCACGGCGGCCTCTGGCGCGGCGGCGGCCCCGAGGGTGGTCGCGCCGTGCAGCAGGGGCTTGAGCCAGGGGGGCGTGCCGTCGAGCTCGAAGACGTAGGCCTGGAGCAGCAGGGGGTTGCCCGTGTAGAGCCTTGGCAGGCGCACGGGCACGTTCCTGAGGTTGAGCACCTGGCCCTGGGCCACGTCGTCACTGTAGTAGACCAGACGGCCGGACTCAGGCGCGGTCTCGGTGTAGTCCACGTCGCCGCCGGAGCCGAGTTCGAGGATGCGGGCCACCACCGCGATCTCCCCGCGTTTGGAGCGTTTGTTCAGGCTCATTTCGGGGAATCCGTAGACGAAGGCCTTGCGCAGGAAGATGGCCACCGTGTCCCTGTCCGGGATCACGAACGCGCCGGCCTCCAGCTCCGCCGTCGTCCCGACGGCGACCAGCGTGGCGTTGCGCCCGGGGCTCAGGGCGGTCGCCCTGGCGCTCCAGGCCTTGTCCTCCACATAGGTCACCGCGCCGTGGTTCTTACGGGCGCAGCCCCACGCGCTCGCCAACAGGACCAGCGCGCAACAGACCAGGCGCACGTCGCAATTCCTTTGGAATTTCGCCATATTCCCTCCCGCCTACAATCGTTTAATCGATTACATTACACCACTTCCTGCCAATTGTTCTTGATAAAACCAACCATATCGATACACATTCCATGCAGTCGATATACACCACGGAAAATCAGCGCAAGCATTTTCCAGGCAGACCCGCTTGACCCCTTTCCTGCTCCGCGCGTATGTGCCCGATTCCCAAGGAGCATCCCATGCCGAACCCAGCCTGCGATCAGATATCCTCCTTCATCGTCATGGACATCCTGGAGCGCGCCTGCGCCCTGGAGCGCCAGGGCAAGCACGTGATCCACCTCCAGATCGGCGAGCCCGACTTCGACACCCCCGAGCCGGTCAAGGAGGCCGCCGTCAAGGCCATCCGCGACGGCAAGACCCACTACACCCACTCCCTGGGCCTGCCCGCCCTGCGCGAGGCCATCGCCGGGCACTACCGGCGAGCCCACGGCGTGGAGGTAAGCCCCGAGCGCATCGTGGTCACCTCGGGCACGTCTCCGGCCATGCTCCTCACGTTCTCCGCGCTCGTCCACCAGGGCGAGGAGGTCCTGCTCACGGACCCGCACTACGCCTGCTACCCCAACTTCATCACCTACGCCGGGGGCAGGCCCAGGCGCGTGCCCACCCGCCCCGAGGACGGCTTCCAGTTCACCCCGGCGGCGCTGGAGCAGGCCCTGGCCCAGACACCGGCCCGCGCCGTAGTGCTCAACTCCCCCTCCAACCCCACGGGGACCCTCATCCCCGCCGGACACCTGGAGGCCATGTGCCGCATGGGGGCCATGGTGGTCTCCGACGAAATCTACCACGGCCTCACCTACGACGGGGAACAGGCCCGCTCGGCCCTGGAGTTCACGGACGACTGCTTCGTCCTCAACGGCTTCTCCAAGCTCTGGGCCATGACGGGCTGGCGGCTGGGCTGGGTGATCGCGGCCCGGCGCTACATTCCGGCCATGCAGCGACTGCAGCAGAACTTCTTCATCAGCGCGGGCAGCGTGGCGCAGTGGGCGGGCATCTCGGCATTGAACGACTGCGGGGTCGAGGTGGCCCGCATGGTGGAGGAGTACGGACGGCGCAGGCGGGTGCTCATCGACGGACTGGCGAGGCTCGGGCTCAAGGCCCGGGTGGAGCCCAAGGGCGCGTTCTACGTGCTGGTGGACGCGAGGCACATCGACCCCGACAGCCTGCGCCTGGCCCGGGACATCCTGGAG
This window contains:
- a CDS encoding pyridoxal phosphate-dependent aminotransferase, translated to MPNPACDQISSFIVMDILERACALERQGKHVIHLQIGEPDFDTPEPVKEAAVKAIRDGKTHYTHSLGLPALREAIAGHYRRAHGVEVSPERIVVTSGTSPAMLLTFSALVHQGEEVLLTDPHYACYPNFITYAGGRPRRVPTRPEDGFQFTPAALEQALAQTPARAVVLNSPSNPTGTLIPAGHLEAMCRMGAMVVSDEIYHGLTYDGEQARSALEFTDDCFVLNGFSKLWAMTGWRLGWVIAARRYIPAMQRLQQNFFISAGSVAQWAGISALNDCGVEVARMVEEYGRRRRVLIDGLARLGLKARVEPKGAFYVLVDARHIDPDSLRLARDILEKALVGVTPGVDFGPGAEGYLRFSYANSVENIEEGLSRLGRYLEARG